One window from the genome of Magnolia sinica isolate HGM2019 chromosome 4, MsV1, whole genome shotgun sequence encodes:
- the LOC131242612 gene encoding mitogen-activated protein kinase kinase kinase 3-like isoform X1: MFSHTMSAWWGKKFHSSRKKKEQQAPITDGKGKSKSKSFDETIARNSAKKSNFDTGSFSGFDSDIVLEKQGHPLPRPSVLTALSPVHDQQLISGSISSVSSSGSSDDRPDVGFVGLCRYLDPTNTPRGRNPKPNSERQEQIAERHLVSSSPFREHSKFLDVSTSPRSEFLTHGSASPPNASTLFSPRASVEIDLNPRPRSPCPGSRGHTSPTSPLHPRVCGFSAESSMEKQEDVKSRCHPLPLPPSSPNSHSLRKNGSNDTVQGLCSRWKKGKLLGRGTFGHVYVGFDSENGSLCAIKEVKVISDDQNSEECLRQLNQEISLLSQLLHPNIVQYYGSELAEGTLSVYLEYVSGGSIQKLLQEYGPFTEPVIQNYTRQILSGLAYLHERNTLHRDIKGANILVDPNGRIKLADFGMAKHITSCSSMLSFKGSPYWMAPEVITNSNGYNLSVDIWGLGCTILEMATSKPPWSQYEWVAAIFKIANSKDIPDIPDHISDDGKSFLRLCLQRDPSARPSAAQLMEHPFIRDQSTAKVAKINTNRDSSQSSIGSSCIQNMTEFPRKNFPSYDGDNGTRYTAGFLKTFKSSSDQVSARMNLSLPVSPCSSPLRHLGPAHKSCFLSPPHPVYTMGISHDGLVHHSVSSGIYPNTTMKLTVNYPDPWPDNFP; the protein is encoded by the exons ATGTTTTCACACACCATGTCTGCATGGTGGGGGAAGAAATTCCATTCCAGTAGAAAGAAGAAAGAACAGCAAGCTCCAATCACAGATGGGAAAGGAAAATCCAAGTCCAAGAGTTTCGATGAAACCATCGCTCGAAACTCTGCAAAGAAGAGTAATTTTGATACTGGGTCTTTTTCCGGTTTCGATTCTGATATTGTATTGGAGAAGCAGGGCCATCCGCTACCCCGCCCGTCAGTTTTGACGGCCTTGTCCCCTGTTCATGATCAACAGCTTATTTCTGGGTCCATCTCAAGCGTCAGCTCTTCCGGATCTTCCGATGATCGGCCGGATGTCGGATTCGTCGGTCTTTGCAG ATATTTGGATCCCACAAACACACCCAGGGGCAGAAATCCAAAACCCAATTCTGAAAGACAGGAACAGATTGCAGAGAGGCATCTTGTTTCAAGTAGTCCGTTTCGAGAACATTCCAAATTTCTAGACGTGTCTACTTCTCCAAGAAGTGAATTTCTCACACATGGTTCCGCTTCACCTCCTAATGCAAGCACCTTATTCAGTCCAAGAGCATCTGTTGAGATAGATCTAAACCCAAGACCAAGAAGTCCATGTCCAGGATCAAGAGGGCATACAAGTCCAACATCGCCTTTGCATCCACGAGTCTGTGGTTTTAGTGCGGAATCTTCAATGGAGAAGCAAGAAGATGTAAAGAGTCGGTGCCATCCGCTTCCACTCCCTCCGAGTTCTCCCAATTCACATTCCTTGAGAAAGAATGGGTCGAATGACACTGTTCAAGGCCTCTGTTCAAGatggaagaagggaaagcttTTAGGAAGGGGAACGTTTGGGCATGTATATGTTGGATTTGACAG TGAAAATGGAAGCCTGTGTGCAATAAAAGAAGTCAAAGTCATTTCCGACGATCAAAATTCAGAGGAATGTCTCAGACAACTCAATCAG GAAATTTCTCTGCTCAGTCAGCTTTTGCATCCAAACATTGTGCAGTACTATGGAAGTGAACTG GCTGAAGGCACACTTTCAGTTTATCTAGAGTACGTCTCTGGAGGCTCCATCCAGAAATTACTTCAGGAATATGGCCCATTTACAGAACCAGTTATTCAAAATTACACCAGACAGATCCTTTCAGGGCTAGCCTACTTGCATGAAAGGAATACTTTGCATAG GGACATTAAAGGGGCAAACATACTTGTAGATCCTAATGGTAGAATCAAGCTGGCGGATTTCGGCATGGCCAAACAT ATTACATCCTGTTCGTCCATGCTGTCTTTCAAAGGAAGCCCTTACTGGATGGCTCCTGAG GTTATAACAAACAGTAATGGCTACAACCTGTCAGTGGATATTTGGGGCCTTGGTTGCACGATTCTTGAGATGGCAACGTCTAAGCCTCCTTGGAGCCAATACGAGTGG GTGGCTGCAATATTTAAAATTGCGAACAGCAAAGATATTCCAGATATTCCAGATCACATTTCTGATGATGGGAAAAGCTTTCTGAGGCTCTGCCTGCAACGTGATCCATCTGCACGTCCCTCAGCAGCACAGCTGATGGAACACCCTTTTATTCGAGATCAATCCACTGCGAAAGTCGCAAAGATCAACACGAATAGAGATTCATCACAATCGTCCATTGGTAGCAGCTGTATACAG AACATGACAGAATTTCCCAGAAAGAACTTTCCTTCATATGATGGAGATAATGGGACGAGATACACGGCTGGGTTTTTGAAGACTTTTAAAAGCTCAAG TGATCAGGTCAGCGCACGAATGAACTTGTCTTTGCCTGTGTCTCCATGTTCAAGCCCATTACGGCATTTGGGACCAGCCCACAAAAGCTGTTTTCTATCTCCGCCTCATCCTGTCTATACAATGGGGATTAGCCATGATGGTCTGGTCCATCATTCAGTCTCTTCTGGAATTTATCCAAACACGACAATGAAACTGACAGTGAACTATCCTGATCCTTGGCCGGACAACTTCCCCTAG
- the LOC131242612 gene encoding mitogen-activated protein kinase kinase kinase 3-like isoform X2 translates to MFSHTMSAWWGKKFHSSRKKKEQQAPITDGKGKSKSKSFDETIARNSAKKSNFDTGSFSGFDSDIVLEKQGHPLPRPSVLTALSPVHDQQLISGSISSVSSSGSSDDRPDVGFVGLCRYLDPTNTPRGRNPKPNSERQEQIAERHLVSSSPFREHSKFLDVSTSPRSEFLTHGSASPPNASTLFSPRASVEIDLNPRPRSPCPGSRGHTSPTSPLHPRVCGFSAESSMEKQEDVKSRCHPLPLPPSSPNSHSLRKNGSNDTVQGLCSRWKKGKLLGRGTFGHVYVGFDSENGSLCAIKEVKVISDDQNSEECLRQLNQEISLLSQLLHPNIVQYYGSELAEGTLSVYLEYVSGGSIQKLLQEYGPFTEPVIQNYTRQILSGLAYLHERNTLHRDIKGANILVDPNGRIKLADFGMAKHITSCSSMLSFKGSPYWMAPEVAAIFKIANSKDIPDIPDHISDDGKSFLRLCLQRDPSARPSAAQLMEHPFIRDQSTAKVAKINTNRDSSQSSIGSSCIQNMTEFPRKNFPSYDGDNGTRYTAGFLKTFKSSSDQVSARMNLSLPVSPCSSPLRHLGPAHKSCFLSPPHPVYTMGISHDGLVHHSVSSGIYPNTTMKLTVNYPDPWPDNFP, encoded by the exons ATGTTTTCACACACCATGTCTGCATGGTGGGGGAAGAAATTCCATTCCAGTAGAAAGAAGAAAGAACAGCAAGCTCCAATCACAGATGGGAAAGGAAAATCCAAGTCCAAGAGTTTCGATGAAACCATCGCTCGAAACTCTGCAAAGAAGAGTAATTTTGATACTGGGTCTTTTTCCGGTTTCGATTCTGATATTGTATTGGAGAAGCAGGGCCATCCGCTACCCCGCCCGTCAGTTTTGACGGCCTTGTCCCCTGTTCATGATCAACAGCTTATTTCTGGGTCCATCTCAAGCGTCAGCTCTTCCGGATCTTCCGATGATCGGCCGGATGTCGGATTCGTCGGTCTTTGCAG ATATTTGGATCCCACAAACACACCCAGGGGCAGAAATCCAAAACCCAATTCTGAAAGACAGGAACAGATTGCAGAGAGGCATCTTGTTTCAAGTAGTCCGTTTCGAGAACATTCCAAATTTCTAGACGTGTCTACTTCTCCAAGAAGTGAATTTCTCACACATGGTTCCGCTTCACCTCCTAATGCAAGCACCTTATTCAGTCCAAGAGCATCTGTTGAGATAGATCTAAACCCAAGACCAAGAAGTCCATGTCCAGGATCAAGAGGGCATACAAGTCCAACATCGCCTTTGCATCCACGAGTCTGTGGTTTTAGTGCGGAATCTTCAATGGAGAAGCAAGAAGATGTAAAGAGTCGGTGCCATCCGCTTCCACTCCCTCCGAGTTCTCCCAATTCACATTCCTTGAGAAAGAATGGGTCGAATGACACTGTTCAAGGCCTCTGTTCAAGatggaagaagggaaagcttTTAGGAAGGGGAACGTTTGGGCATGTATATGTTGGATTTGACAG TGAAAATGGAAGCCTGTGTGCAATAAAAGAAGTCAAAGTCATTTCCGACGATCAAAATTCAGAGGAATGTCTCAGACAACTCAATCAG GAAATTTCTCTGCTCAGTCAGCTTTTGCATCCAAACATTGTGCAGTACTATGGAAGTGAACTG GCTGAAGGCACACTTTCAGTTTATCTAGAGTACGTCTCTGGAGGCTCCATCCAGAAATTACTTCAGGAATATGGCCCATTTACAGAACCAGTTATTCAAAATTACACCAGACAGATCCTTTCAGGGCTAGCCTACTTGCATGAAAGGAATACTTTGCATAG GGACATTAAAGGGGCAAACATACTTGTAGATCCTAATGGTAGAATCAAGCTGGCGGATTTCGGCATGGCCAAACAT ATTACATCCTGTTCGTCCATGCTGTCTTTCAAAGGAAGCCCTTACTGGATGGCTCCTGAG GTGGCTGCAATATTTAAAATTGCGAACAGCAAAGATATTCCAGATATTCCAGATCACATTTCTGATGATGGGAAAAGCTTTCTGAGGCTCTGCCTGCAACGTGATCCATCTGCACGTCCCTCAGCAGCACAGCTGATGGAACACCCTTTTATTCGAGATCAATCCACTGCGAAAGTCGCAAAGATCAACACGAATAGAGATTCATCACAATCGTCCATTGGTAGCAGCTGTATACAG AACATGACAGAATTTCCCAGAAAGAACTTTCCTTCATATGATGGAGATAATGGGACGAGATACACGGCTGGGTTTTTGAAGACTTTTAAAAGCTCAAG TGATCAGGTCAGCGCACGAATGAACTTGTCTTTGCCTGTGTCTCCATGTTCAAGCCCATTACGGCATTTGGGACCAGCCCACAAAAGCTGTTTTCTATCTCCGCCTCATCCTGTCTATACAATGGGGATTAGCCATGATGGTCTGGTCCATCATTCAGTCTCTTCTGGAATTTATCCAAACACGACAATGAAACTGACAGTGAACTATCCTGATCCTTGGCCGGACAACTTCCCCTAG